A genomic stretch from Mycobacterium malmoense includes:
- a CDS encoding acetoacetate--CoA ligase, with protein MTEPGGWIPDEATLAEANLTRFMAWLDETGRGRFANYQALWAKSVDDIDWFWDAVWNYFDIRADSPPRAVLGNRSMPGAEWFPGARVNYAAEIFRHATDERPALIVVGEDGSTEWSWARLERETAAFAAYLRGVGVKPGDRVVGYLPNVAEAVVAALAAACVGAVWAVCNQDLAVDGVLARLGQVEPTVLVASDGSVYDGKRIDRREQLAEIRRAMPTLRATVVVPRLGLGLDGDAAPWAKAVQADAALDIAPVPFAHPLWVMFSSGTTGKPKGIVHGHGGVLLEHLKYLSLQLDLRPGDRFLWYSSTSWMMWNLLLSGLLVESTIVLYDGSPTHLGTDGLWRVAAEAGVTVFGAGAGYLLACAKKELKPGASYPLDTLRVVGSTGSPLPASGFRWVQEGLGRPVPVISMSGGTDVCTAFIGGCPILPVVPGELSCICLGAAVEAWSGPRNPVIGEEGELVLTKPMPSMPVSFWNDADGSRYRAAYFDKYPGVWWHGDWITITDRGSVVVHGRSDATLNRLGVRMGSAEIYTAVERMPEVRDCLVIGVEQDDGGYWMPLFVDLADGVELDDELRSRIVAEIRHHASPRHVPDDILQVPGMPRTLTGKRLEIPIKRILLGADPGEAVQQSSVDRPELLDAFVAYRRSRVP; from the coding sequence ATGACCGAGCCCGGCGGCTGGATCCCCGACGAGGCGACGCTGGCCGAAGCCAATCTCACCCGCTTCATGGCCTGGCTCGACGAGACCGGCCGCGGCCGGTTCGCCAATTACCAAGCGCTGTGGGCGAAGTCGGTCGACGACATCGACTGGTTCTGGGACGCCGTCTGGAATTACTTCGACATCCGGGCGGACAGCCCACCCCGCGCGGTGCTGGGCAACCGTTCCATGCCCGGTGCCGAGTGGTTCCCGGGCGCCAGGGTCAACTACGCCGCCGAAATATTTCGGCACGCCACCGACGAGCGCCCCGCCCTGATCGTCGTCGGCGAAGACGGCTCCACCGAGTGGTCGTGGGCGCGGCTGGAGCGCGAGACCGCGGCGTTCGCGGCCTATCTCCGTGGCGTCGGGGTAAAACCGGGGGATCGCGTGGTCGGCTACCTGCCCAACGTCGCCGAGGCCGTCGTCGCCGCCCTCGCCGCCGCCTGCGTGGGCGCGGTGTGGGCGGTGTGCAACCAGGACCTGGCCGTCGACGGCGTGCTGGCCCGGCTGGGCCAGGTGGAGCCGACCGTGCTGGTGGCCAGCGACGGCTCGGTGTACGACGGCAAGCGCATCGATCGCCGCGAACAGCTGGCCGAGATCCGGCGTGCCATGCCCACGCTGCGGGCCACCGTCGTGGTGCCGCGGCTCGGCCTCGGTCTCGACGGCGACGCCGCGCCGTGGGCCAAAGCGGTCCAGGCGGACGCCGCCCTCGACATCGCGCCCGTCCCGTTCGCGCACCCGCTGTGGGTGATGTTCTCGTCGGGAACCACGGGGAAGCCCAAGGGCATCGTGCACGGTCACGGCGGTGTGTTGCTGGAGCACCTGAAGTACCTGAGCCTGCAGCTGGACCTGCGCCCCGGTGACCGCTTCCTGTGGTACTCGTCCACCAGCTGGATGATGTGGAACCTGCTGCTGTCGGGCCTGCTGGTCGAGTCCACCATCGTGCTTTATGACGGCAGCCCAACGCATTTGGGCACCGATGGCCTCTGGCGGGTCGCCGCCGAGGCCGGCGTCACGGTGTTCGGCGCCGGCGCCGGCTACCTATTGGCCTGTGCCAAAAAGGAATTGAAGCCGGGCGCGTCGTACCCCTTGGACACGCTGCGCGTGGTGGGCTCCACCGGTTCGCCGTTACCGGCGTCGGGGTTCCGCTGGGTGCAAGAGGGGCTCGGCCGGCCGGTTCCGGTGATCTCGATGAGCGGCGGCACCGACGTGTGCACGGCCTTCATCGGGGGTTGCCCGATCCTGCCGGTGGTGCCCGGTGAACTGTCGTGCATCTGCCTGGGTGCGGCCGTCGAAGCCTGGTCCGGCCCCCGAAACCCCGTCATCGGGGAAGAGGGCGAACTGGTGCTGACCAAGCCCATGCCCTCGATGCCGGTGTCCTTCTGGAATGACGCCGACGGCAGCCGCTACCGCGCCGCCTACTTCGACAAGTACCCGGGCGTGTGGTGGCACGGCGACTGGATCACCATTACCGACCGGGGATCCGTTGTGGTGCACGGCCGTTCGGATGCCACCCTGAACCGGCTGGGGGTCCGGATGGGCAGCGCCGAGATCTACACCGCCGTGGAGCGCATGCCCGAGGTGCGCGACTGCCTGGTGATCGGCGTCGAGCAGGACGACGGCGGCTACTGGATGCCGTTGTTCGTGGACTTGGCGGACGGTGTCGAACTCGACGACGAGCTGCGGTCGCGGATCGTCGCGGAGATCCGTCACCACGCCTCGCCGCGGCATGTGCCCGACGACATCCTGCAGGTTCCGGGCATGCCGCGGACGCTGACCGGCAAACGGCTGGAAATCCCGATCAAGCGAATCCTGCTTGGGGCGGACCCCGGCGAGGCCGTGCAGCAAAGTTCGGTCGACAGGCCGGAGCTGCTAGACGCTTTCGTTGCGTACCGCAGAAGCCGGGTGCCCTGA
- a CDS encoding DedA family protein has translation MSTAVTALPDILDPMYWLGANGVFGSAVLPGILVIVFIETGLLFPLLPGESLLFTGGLLAAHPNPPASIWVLAPAVAAVAVLGDQTGYFIGRRIGPALFKKEDSRFFKKHYVTESHAFFEKYGPWAVILARFAPFVRTFVPVIAGVSYMRYPVFLGFDIVGGIAWGGGATLAGYFLGTVPFVHQNLEKIILAILVISLVPAMVASWRGYQGRRRAARAGDREPDQEPDSGHPASAVRNESV, from the coding sequence GTGAGCACCGCCGTGACGGCCTTGCCGGACATCCTCGACCCGATGTATTGGTTGGGCGCCAACGGCGTCTTCGGGTCCGCCGTGCTGCCCGGGATCCTCGTCATCGTCTTCATCGAGACCGGGCTGCTGTTTCCGCTGCTGCCCGGCGAATCGCTGTTGTTCACCGGCGGGCTGCTGGCCGCGCACCCAAACCCGCCCGCCAGCATCTGGGTGCTGGCCCCCGCTGTCGCGGCGGTCGCGGTGCTGGGCGATCAGACCGGATACTTCATCGGGCGGCGGATCGGGCCGGCGCTGTTCAAGAAGGAAGATTCCCGGTTTTTCAAGAAGCACTACGTGACCGAGTCACACGCGTTCTTCGAGAAATACGGGCCCTGGGCCGTCATCCTGGCCCGGTTCGCGCCGTTCGTGCGGACGTTCGTCCCGGTGATCGCCGGGGTGTCGTACATGCGCTATCCGGTGTTCCTCGGGTTCGACATCGTCGGCGGCATCGCCTGGGGCGGCGGCGCGACGCTGGCGGGCTACTTCCTGGGCACCGTGCCGTTCGTCCACCAGAACCTGGAGAAGATCATCCTGGCCATCCTGGTCATCTCGCTGGTGCCGGCGATGGTCGCGTCCTGGCGCGGGTACCAGGGGCGCCGCCGCGCGGCTCGGGCGGGCGACCGAGAGCCCGACCAAGAGCCCGATTCAGGGCACCCGGCTTCTGCGGTACGCAACGAAAGCGTCTAG